The following proteins are co-located in the Apium graveolens cultivar Ventura chromosome 5, ASM990537v1, whole genome shotgun sequence genome:
- the LOC141661558 gene encoding pectinesterase-like, producing MVTREQSCRPSSTFCKTQMEKILLLIILLGFLWVIRAKPFDVVVERDGSGNFAKIAEAVAAAPDRSTEKYYIKIKSGTYVEHIRIGTEKTNLVFVGDGMDVTIITNSRSNHTGYSIFESATLDVEGDGFVAKGITFMNSAGPNNGQAVALKSSSNLSAFYLCRFQGYQDTVFVHKGLQFYRDSEIYGNTDFIFGNAAAVFQNCHIFVLNPTTNHACVITAQGRASNEVFTGIVIQNCTIKAATGFKKGTKTYLGRPWSNLSTVVILESFLDDLIDPVGWLQWNNVDPQHSSLYYGEYQNQGPGADTSKRVKWIGVKVLDFTEAKLFTVRNFIKGLTWIPSTNIPFLPDLK from the exons ATGGTCACCAGAGAACAAAGCTGCAGGCCTTCAAGTACTTTCTGTAAAACTCAGATGGAG AAAATATTGTTACTCATAATTTTGCTGGGTTTTTTATGGGTGATTCGAGCCAAACCTTTTGATGTAGTTGTAGAACGAGATGGTTCTGGGAATTTTGCCAAAATCGCTGAAGCTGTAGCAGCTGCACCTGATCGCAGCACTGAGAAATACTACATCAAAATAAAAAGTGGAACCTATGTAGAGCACATTCGTATTGGAACCGAAAAAACAAACCTTGTTTTTGTTGGAGATGGTATGGATGTTACTATTATTACTAACAGCAGGAGTAACCATACAGGCTATAGTATCTTTGAATCAGCCACACTAG ATGTTGAAGGTGATGGATTCGTAGCAAAGGGCATAACATTCATGAACTCTGCTGGACCAAATAATGGACAAGCAGTCGCATTGAAGAGTAGTTCAAATTTATCTGCATTCTATCTGTGTAGATTTCAAGGCTACCAAGATACCGTCTTTGTGCACAAAGGTCTCCAATTTTACAGAGACAGTGAAATTTACGGTAACACAGATTTCATATTTGGAAATGCCGCGGCTGTGTTTCAAAATTGTCACATCTTTGTCCTCAATCCTACGACAAATCACGCTTGTGTAATCACCGCGCAAGGAAGAGCAAGCAACGAAGTTTTTACAGGCATTGTAATTCAAAACTGCACAATTAAAGCTGCAACTGGTTTTAAGAAGGGGACAAAAACGTACTTGGGCAGGCCATGGTCAAATTTATCAACTGTCGTCATCCTTGAGTCTTTTTTAGATGATTTAATCGACCCCGTGGGATGGCTTCAATGGAATAACGTCGATCCTCAGCATAGTTCATTGTATTACGGGGAATATCAGAATCAAGGACCTGGAGCTGACACTAGCAAGAGAGTTAAATGGATAGGAGTTAAAGTCTTGGACTTCACAGAAGCTAAATTATTTACTGTGAGGAATTTTATCAAGGGACTGACTTGGATACCTTCAACAAATATACCATTTCTACCTGATCTGAAGTAG